A stretch of Vigna angularis cultivar LongXiaoDou No.4 chromosome 4, ASM1680809v1, whole genome shotgun sequence DNA encodes these proteins:
- the LOC108331637 gene encoding pentatricopeptide repeat-containing protein At5g55840: MVLDMEKSIYTFLTVHRWESLNCMKYRLASLRPVHGRLALKFLNWVIKQPNLELKHVTHIICCTTHILVRARMYNFAKTTLKQMLQLPIGLNSVFYALMDTYPICNSNPAVFDLLIRVCLRDKMVGEAVQTFYFMGFRGLKPSVYTCNMVLGSLVKEEKVDMFWSFFKEMLTKGICPNVATFNILLNALCERGKFKSAGFLLKKMEESGVYPTAVTYNTLLNWYCKKGRYKAASELIDSMASKGIGADVCTYNVLVGNLCKEGRSAKGYLLLKRMRRKMVYPNETTYNTLINGFVKEGKIEVAAKVFDEMSSFNLLPNIITYNTLIDGHCRMGNNREALRLMDVMVSCGLKPNEVTYGALLNGLSKHAEFGLVSSILERMRMDGVGVGHISYSAMMDGLCKNGRLEEAVQLLDNMIKISVSPDVVTFTVLINGFFRVGKINNAKEITCKMYRTGLVPNSILCSTLIYNYCKMGYLKEALNAYAIMNRSGYAADHFTCNVLVAAFCRCGRLEEAEYFMEHMNRTGLDPNSITFDCVINSYGNSGDVLKAFSVFDKMNCLGHLPSQFTYGGLLKALCRSGHINQAWKLFHRLCSVPNAVDNVIFNTMLTSTCRSGNLSDAVALINEMVTNDFLPDNFTYTNIITGLCKKGKIVAALLLSGKAIEKRLLSPNPAAYTSLVYGLLKHGHSRAAFYIFEEMLSKGVEPDTIAFNVIIDHYLRKGKMSEVNDILSTMKSKNVCFNLATYNILLHGYAKRNAMASCSMLYKDMIRNGFLPDKYSWNSLILGFCKSKSFDVAIKILRWITLKGFITDCSTFNMLISKFCERNKTKMAYDLLYQMNQFTIIPNVDTYNALFNGLVRTSDFDKAHCVLQALLESGSVPTIKQYITLINGMCRVGNIKGALKLQDEMKTHGVSSHNVAMSATVRGLANSKNIENAIWVLDLMLERQIIPTVATFTTLMHVCCRETNVAKALELRSTMEHCHLKLDVVAYNVLISGLCASGDIEAAFKLYEEMKHRNLWPNTSIYIVLIDSLCAGNYHTESEKLLRDIQARELVSFNSCGGTKRLNELLIIARKKLIHLRNKMRRKFG; the protein is encoded by the coding sequence ATGGTTCTGGATATGGAGAAGAGTATATACACATTTCTCACTGTGCACCGTTGGGAGTCACTGAACTGTATGAAATATAGATTGGCTTCCCTGAGGCCTGTTCATGGAAGGTTGGCTCTGAAatttctcaattgggtcataaaGCAACCCAATTTAGAGCTAAAACATGTTACTCATATCATCTGCTGTACTACCCACATACTTGTTAGAGCTAGAATGTACAACTTTGCCAAAACAACCTTAAAGCAAATGTTACAACTGCCTATTGGTTTGAACTCTGTCTTTTATGCTTTGATGGATACGTACCCCATTTGCAACTCAAACCCAGCTGTTTTTGACCTCCTGATTAGGGTTTGTTTGAGGGACAAGATGGTTGGAGAGGCTGTGCAGACTTTCTACTTTATGGGATTTCGGGGACTGAAGCCGTCTGTATATACTTGTAACATGGTGTTGGGTTCCCTTGTGAAGGAGGAGAAAGTTGATATGTTTTGGTCCTTTTTCAAAGAGATGCTTACCAAAGGGATTTGTCCTAATGTTGCTACATTTAACATATTGCTGAATGCGTTGTGCGAACGGGGGAAGTTTAAAAGTGCTGGCTTTCTCttgaagaaaatggaagaaagtGGTGTTTATCCGACTGCCGTCACTTACAATACCTTGCTTAATTGGTATTGCAAGAAAGGAAGGTACAAAGCAGCATCTGAGTTGATTGACTCCATGGCATCTAAGGGTATTGGGGCAGATGTTTGTACATATAATGTTTTGGTAGGGAATTTGTGCAAGGAAGGCAGGAGTGCAAAAGGTTATTTATTGTTGAAAAGGATGAGAAGGAAAATGGTGTATCCAAATGAGACAACTTATAATACTCTTATTAATGGATTTGTGAAGGAGGGGAAAATTGAAGTTGCTGCAAAAGTTTTTGATGAAATGTCATCATTTAATTTGTTGCCTAacattatcacttacaatactTTGATTGATGGGCACTGTAGGATGGGCAACAATAGGGAGGCATTGAGATTGATGGATGTTATGGTATCATGTGGTTTAAAACCTAATGAAGTTACATATGGGGCTCTTTTGAATGGGCTATCCAAGCATGCTGAATTTGGACTGGTTTCTAGTATTCTTGAGAGAATGAGGATGGATGGGGTGGGAGTTGGTCACATTAGTTACTCTGCAATGATGGATGGATTGTGTAAGAATGGCAGGCTTGAAGAAGCTGTGCAGTTGTTggataatatgataaaaatttcTGTTAGTCCCGATGTTGTTACATTTACGGTTCTCATAAATGGATTTTTCAGGGTGGGGAAGATAAATAATGCAAAGGAGATTACGTGTAAGATGTATAGGACTGGACTTGTGCCAAATAGTATTTTGTGTTCAACATTAATCTACAATTATTGCAAAATGGGATATTTAAAAGAGGCATTAAATGCTTATGCAATTATGAATCGTAGTGGTTATGCTGCTGATCACTTTACATGTAATGTGTTGGTTGCCGCTTTCTGTAGATGTGGAAGACTTGAAGAGGCTGAGTATTTTATGGAACACATGAACAGAACTGGTCTTGATCCTAATTCCATTACTTTTGATTGTGTTATAAATAGTTACGGAAATTCTGGTGATGTGTTAAAAGCTTTTTCTGTATTTGATAAAATGAATTGTTTAGGCCATTTGCCAAGTCAATTCACGTATGGGGGTCTATTGAAAGCACTTTGCAGAAGTGGACATATTAATCAAGCATGGAAGCTTTTCCATAGACTTTGTTCTGTTCCTAATGCCGTTGATAATGTAATATTCAACACAATGCTTACTTCTACATGTAGATCAGGAAATTTATCTGATGCAGTTGCCCTTATTAATGAGATGGTTACAAATGATTTTCTGCCTGACAATTTTACATACACTAATATTATTACGGGGCTGTGCAAGAAGGGTAAAATAGTTGCCGCACTCCTTTTGTCAGGAAAGGCAATTGAAAAGCGATTATTATCTCCAAATCCTGCTGCGTACACCAGCTTAGTCTATGGACTTCTTAAGCATGGACATTCAAGGGCAGCTTTctatatttttgaagaaatgcTAAGCAAAGGTGTGGAGCCTGATACTATAGCATTCAATGTGATAATAGATCATTACTTAAGGAAAGGGAAAATGTCGGAAGTCAATGAtattctttcaacaatgaaGAGTAAAAATGTATGCTTCAATTTGGCTACTTACAACATCCTACTACATGGATATGCAAAGAGGAATGCAATGGCAAGTTGTTCTATGTTATACAAAGACATGATCAGAAACGGTTTTCTACCAGATAAGTATTCATGGAACTCTCTTATTCTTGGGTTTTGTAAGTCCAAATCATTTGATGTtgctattaaaattttaagatggATAACACTGAAAGGTTTCATAACGGATTGCTCTACATTTAACATGCTTATTTCCAAGTTCTGTGAAAGGAATAAGACGAAAATGGCCTACGATCTGTTATATCAAATGAATCAGTTTACAATAATTCCCAATGTAGATACATACAATGCCCTTTTTAATGGACTCGTTAGAACTAGTGATTTTGATAAAGCCCATTGTGTTTTGCAAGCCTTGTTGGAAAGTGGTTCTGTTCCTACAATTAAACAATATATTACTTTAATCAATGGTATGTGTAGAGTTGGGAACATAAAAGGAGCATTGAAACTTCAAGATGAAATGAAAACACATGGTGTCAGCTCCCACAATGTTGCAATGAGTGCTACTGTTAGAGGGCTTGCAAATTCAAAGAATATAGAAAATGCTATTTGGGTTCTTGATTTGATGCTTGAGAGGCAAATCATTCCAACTGTTGCTACTTTCACTACATTAATGCACGTCTGTTGCAGAGAAACTAATGTTGCAAAAGCTTTAGAATTGAGGAGCACAATGGAACATTGTCATTTGAAGCTTGATGTTGTTGCGTATAATGTTCTTATATCTGGCCTTTGTGCTAGTGGAGATATTGAAGCAGCTTTTAAACTTTATGAAGAGATGAAACATAGAAATCTTTGGCCTAATACGTCTATATACATT